Below is a genomic region from Solidesulfovibrio fructosivorans JJ].
CCGAAGCAATGTCCCGCATCCGGCGAAGCGTCTCGTGGGACGGCGCCCGGCCCGTCCGGGCGCAGGCCAGAAGCAGGTCGAAAAGCCCCTCCATGGCCGCCTCTTCGGAGAGTCCCGGCGCGAAGCGCAGCCCCTCCGGGGCGAACTCCACGCCGCCCCCCAGGGCCTTGGCCGGCGCGCCGAGATCGAGCGCCCCGAGAGAGCCGGCCAGAAGCGGCCAGGCGGAAAGGCGCAAGGCCTTGATGTCGGCCATGCGGCGCAACAACCGGGCCAGGAACCGTTCCACCCCGGCCCGGTCGCCGCGCGGTCCAAAGCCCATAGCCTCGGCCACGCGCTCCTGAAACTCGAAATAGAGCTTGTCGTTTTTGCGGCCGCACAGGCGGTGCAGGTGCATCCGGGCGGTCAGGACGAAACGGAAATCCTCGGCAAGGGCGGCCAGTTCCGGGGCGAGGAGTACGGCATCGCGCTCGCGCCCGGCGTCCAGGGCCAGTAGCCAGCGCACCTGATGGGCGTCGCGAAGCCCGCCAAGGCCGTTTTTGAGGTTGGGCTCGAGCATGGCCCCGGCATCGCCGTAGGAGGCCTTGCGCTCCTTGTTGCCCGCATCCAGCCACAAGGCGAAATCGGCGGATCGGGCCGGAAACACGTCGGCGGCCAGCCGGGCGGCCAGCCCCTCGTGCACGCCGGGGTCGCCGGCAAGAAACCGGGCGTCGAGCAGCGAGGCCAGCACCTGATGGTCCGTACGGGCAAGCGTCAGACACTGGTCCAAGGTGCGCACGCCATGGCCCAGGTCCACGCCCAGGTCCCACAGCGGGAAAAAGAGGAACCGCGCCAGTTCCGGCGCGTCGGCCGGGCATTCGCCGCCGAAGACCACCAGGACGTCGATGTCCGAGGCCGGGCACAGCTCACGCCGGCCGTAACCGCCCACGGCCACCAGGGCAAAGGCCGCCCGTTCGCCCGAGGACGCCTCGTATTCGGCCAGACGTTCGCGAAAATAACGGTCGAAGACGTCGGCCAGAGCGGCGACGTAGGACACGTCCACCTGGCCGTCGGCCAGGGCCGTATCCAGAAGGGCCTTGCCTTCGACGAGCAGGGCCGCGCTCGGCGGCTTTTCTTGTAGGGACATGCATGGTTCCGGGGAGATCACGCGCGAAGACGGGGAAACCTTGGCAACCTCTTCATCGTTTTCCTTACCGATGAGGCAATATTCTTCCTTTCCCCAACACCTTTAGAAAATTTAGGAAAGGGAGAGCGCGAGAGGGGACAACCCTTTTTCAAAGGGTTTCCCCTCTCGCACTTCTTCCTCTTTTCCTTAAATAGCCGCGTTGCCGGTCTCGCCGGTGCGGATGCGGATGACCTCGTCGATGGTGGAGACGAAGATCTTGCCGTCGCCGACCTCGCCGGTCTGGGCGGCGGCCTTGATGGTGGCGATGACCTCGGCGGCCATGGCGTCCTCCACCACCACCTCCATCTTGACCTTGGGCACGAAATCCACCTGGTACTCGGCCCCGCGGTAGACCTCGGTATGACCGCGCTGGCGGCCGAACCCCTTGACCTCGGAGATGGTCATCCCCTTGATGCCGATGCCGGTGAGCTTTTCCTTGATCTCATCGATCTTGTAAGGCCGCGTGATGACTTCGATCTTTTTCATGGCGCGCGTACTCCCCACGTTAGAGCTGGTAGCCGACTTCACTGTGCTGGCTGACGTCGAGGCCCTTGGTCTCGTCTTCCTGGCTTACCCGAATACCAACCATCACGTCCACGATCTTAAAGAGGATCAAGGACATGACGAAGCAGTAGGCCCAGGTGGCGACCACGGAAACGAACTGGATCCACAGCTGGCCGGGGTTGCCGTAGAAAAGGCCGTTGGCCCCGGCGTCGTTGACGGCCGTGGTGGCGAAAAGCCCAGTGGCAAGCGCGCCGAAGGTGCCGCCGAGGCCATGGATGCCCACCACGTCCAGGGCGTCGTCGTACTTGAGTCTGCTTTTTAAGAGCACGCCGCCGTAGCACAGCGCGCCGGCGACAAGGCCCATGAGGATGGCCGGCATGGGCTCGACGAAGCCCGCCGCCGGGGTGATGGCGACAAGTCCGGCCACCGCGCCGGAGGCCATGCCGAGCGTGGTCGGCTTGCCGCGATGGAGCCATTCCACCACGATCCAGCTCAAGGCGGCGGCGGCGGCGGCGAGGTGGGTGGTGACGAAGGCCGAGGCGGCCAACCCGTTGGCGGCCAGGGCGCTGCCGGCGTTGAACCCGAACCAGCCGAACCACAAAAGTCCCGCGCCGAGGATGGTCAGCGGCAGGTTGTGGGGAATGAAGGCCTGCTTGCCGTAGCCGTGACGCCGGCCCAGATACAGGGCCGCGGCCAGGGCCGAGGCACCGGAACTCATGTGGACCACCGCGCCGCCGGCGAAATCGAGGGCGCCCATCTTGGCCATCCAGCCGCCGCCCCAGACCCAGTGGGCCATGGGCGAGTAGACCACGATCATCCACAGGCAGGTGAAGACGAGGAACCCCGAAAATTTGATGCGCTCGGCGAACGCGCCGGTAATCAGCGCCGGCGTGATCACCGCGAACATGCACTGGAAGATCATGAAGGCCAGGTGCGGGATGTTGTCCACGCCCGGCTTGGCGGCGGTCCCGACCCCGCGCAGAAACACGTAGTCGAGATTGCCGATCAGCCCGCCGATGTCGCCGCCAAAGGCCAGGCTGTAGCCGACGATGGCCCATATGATGGTGACGGTGCCAAGCAGGATGTTGGAGTGCATGAGCGTGCCGAGGATGTTCTTGCCCCGGACCATGCCACCGTAAAAAAGCGCCAGCCCCGGGGTCATGAGCATGACCAGGGCAGCGGAAATGAGCACGAAAGCGGTGTCCGCCGCGTTCATGGTTTTCCCCCTCTCATAACGTTTTTGTGTACCAAACCCCAGACGACGCCGTGTCTCCATCCGCCCCGGGGCAGGCAGGCCGGACCTTTCTCCACATGAGTCCGGCGCGCTCCGAAGGCGGCACGACGTGAGTCTCCCTAGTTTGAAGTTGACATTTTTGCAACTCCCAAAAAGCCCCACCCCGGCCGCGCGGATATTGCCGCGCCCCTGGCAAGGCGCGGCCGAATGGTCTAAGCTTCCACCATAATCAGCTGTCCGCGGAGACCGCCATGGCCGAGACCACCACTGCCACGATCCTGATCGTCGAGGATGACCCCGACGTGCGGCAAGCCGTGAGCCTTTGGCTGACGGCCTCGGGCTACGCCGTCGCCACCGCCGACGACGGGCGGACCGGGCTTGCCGCCATCCGCGAACACAAACCCGACGCCGTGCTGCTCGACCTGCGCCTGCCCGGCCTGGACGGGTTCGACGTGCTCAAGGCCCTGGCCCGGGAAGGCGGCAAGCCGCCGCCGGTCATCGTCATCTCCGGCCAGGACGAAATCCAGGGCGTGATCCAGGCCTTTCGCCTCGGCGCGGCGGATTATCTGCAAAAACCCATCGTCAGCTTCGACCTGCTCGGCCATGCCCTGGAAGCCGTGCTCGAGCGGCAGCACCTGTCCCGGGCCGTACGTCTGGCCGAGACCCGCTATTTCAATCTGGTGCAAAACCTGCCGCTTCTGGTCTTCGTCCTGGAAGCGGACCTGCGCGTGGCTTTCATTAACAAATTTTGCCGCACGTTGCTCGGTTTTTCTCGAGGCGAGGCACTGAGCGAACGGGATTGGTTCGTGACGCGCCTGCACCCGGACGACCGGGAACGCGTGGTCCAAAGCCTCACCCGGGACTTCCCGGCCCGGGGCCGCGCCCGCACCGAGGAATGCCGGTTCATCCACAAAAACGGGGCCACGGTCCACGCGCTGCTGCGGGCCATCCCCTCGACCCGGCCCAACCACGACGATGCCGCAACCATGATCGAGGGCATCGTGGTGGACATCACCGACCGGGTGGAACTGGAACGCTTCGTGGTCCAGGAGGAAAAGCTCAAGACCCTGGGCGCGATCTCGGCGGAAGTGGCCCACGAGATCCGAAACCCGCTTTTTTCCATCGCCGGCTTCGCCCATCGCCTGCAAGCCCGGATGCCGGACAACCGCGAGGCGGGCATCATCCTGGCCGAAGCCAGACGCCTCGAGGATATCCTGGACCGGATAAGCACCTACCTGCACCCCGTCGATCTGCGCCCGCGGCTTTGCTCGCTCGGGGCCATCGCGTCCGCCGTGGTGGAGTTCCTGGCTCCGGAATTTTCCGCCCGGGGCCTCGCCGCCGATACCAAGCTCGCCCCCGGGCTGCCCGATCTCCAGCTCGACCCGGAACTGCTCACCCAGGTGGTCACGAGCCTCGTGCGCTACGCCTCCAAACGCCTGCCCCAGGGCGGCCGGGTGTCCCTCGCCACCTCGCGCCACGCCCGGTTCATCCACCTCGACGTGACCTTCGCCACAACCATGCCGGTGGACGATCCGGAACTGCTCTTCCTGCCCTTCGAGGAAGGCGAGGAGCGCCTCGGGCTGCCGCTGGCCTACCGCATCGTCAAGAACATGGGCGGTTCGCTCACCTTCTTCCAGCTTGGCGGCGAGGCGACCTTCACCGTGCAACTGCCCCTCGGCGCGCCCTACGACCAGGCGCCGGATTTGGATGAAGAGGAGGATGAGACCGGGGGGGAACCTTTTTGAAAAAAGGTTCCCCCCCCGGACCCCCTCTCCAAAAACTTTTAACGGTGATAATACGTTCTACCTATCGCATCCCCTTATTATAAAATTTTGGAAAGGGAGAGCGCGAGAGGGGACAACCCTTTTTAAAGGGTTTCCCCTCTCGCACTGTCTTTCTTCCCAAAGGAATGCCCATTCATGCGGGAGAGCTGGATCGATCGTCTTTTGGAGCTGGCGTTGCCGGAAGCCCCTGTCATTGTCGACGGCGGGGCCAACAAGGGCAATGTCGTGGAGCGGCTGCTTACGGCCCTGCCCCGGGCGCGCGTGTTGGCCGTGGAGCCCCAGCCGCGTCTGGCGCGCAAGCTGGCCAAGCGCTTTGCCGGCGACGCCCGGGTGACGGTCCGGGCCGTGGCTCTCGGCGATGCGGCGCAGACGCGCACCCTTTCGGTCATGAACCGCCCCACGCTGTCCTCGCTCCTCCCGCCCACGGGAATCCGCGACAAATATGCCGACCAGACGCTCACGGTGACGGAGACGGTGGACGTGCCGGTGGCGCGGCTCGACGCCGTGGCCGCGGCCGCCGACGTCATCAAGCTGGACTTGCAGGGCTACGAGTTGCCGGCGCTTCGCGGGGCGACCGGACTTTTGCCGGGCGTGTCGGTGGTGGTGGCCGAGACGGCGCTGGTGCCGCTCTACGCCGGACAGGCGCTTTTGCCCGAACTTGAGGCTTTCCTGACGGAATACGGATTCGCCTGCGACGGGCTCTACGATTTCGCGCGGGACGCGGACGGCCGGATCGTGTCCGGGGATGCGGTCTTCGTCAAACGGAAGGCGTGACCAGCAACGCGGCCGTGCGCCGCGCGCCGTCGAGATCGACAGCGGCCCGGGGCGGCCGGGGCGCGTCCAGAGCGGCGACGATCCGGTCGGCCAGACGGTCCGGGACGAGATCCTCCGGCGCAACCAAGCCCAAAAGACCCATTTCCTCCAGGCGGCCGGCCCGCAGACGCTGCTCGCGATTCTGGTCGAAGGGGTACACCAACGCCCGGGCGCGGGCGGCCAGAAGCGCCATGA
It encodes:
- a CDS encoding FkbM family methyltransferase translates to MRESWIDRLLELALPEAPVIVDGGANKGNVVERLLTALPRARVLAVEPQPRLARKLAKRFAGDARVTVRAVALGDAAQTRTLSVMNRPTLSSLLPPTGIRDKYADQTLTVTETVDVPVARLDAVAAAADVIKLDLQGYELPALRGATGLLPGVSVVVAETALVPLYAGQALLPELEAFLTEYGFACDGLYDFARDADGRIVSGDAVFVKRKA
- a CDS encoding ammonium transporter; this translates as MNAADTAFVLISAALVMLMTPGLALFYGGMVRGKNILGTLMHSNILLGTVTIIWAIVGYSLAFGGDIGGLIGNLDYVFLRGVGTAAKPGVDNIPHLAFMIFQCMFAVITPALITGAFAERIKFSGFLVFTCLWMIVVYSPMAHWVWGGGWMAKMGALDFAGGAVVHMSSGASALAAALYLGRRHGYGKQAFIPHNLPLTILGAGLLWFGWFGFNAGSALAANGLAASAFVTTHLAAAAAALSWIVVEWLHRGKPTTLGMASGAVAGLVAITPAAGFVEPMPAILMGLVAGALCYGGVLLKSRLKYDDALDVVGIHGLGGTFGALATGLFATTAVNDAGANGLFYGNPGQLWIQFVSVVATWAYCFVMSLILFKIVDVMVGIRVSQEDETKGLDVSQHSEVGYQL
- a CDS encoding P-II family nitrogen regulator codes for the protein MKKIEVITRPYKIDEIKEKLTGIGIKGMTISEVKGFGRQRGHTEVYRGAEYQVDFVPKVKMEVVVEDAMAAEVIATIKAAAQTGEVGDGKIFVSTIDEVIRIRTGETGNAAI
- a CDS encoding ATP-binding response regulator, whose amino-acid sequence is MAETTTATILIVEDDPDVRQAVSLWLTASGYAVATADDGRTGLAAIREHKPDAVLLDLRLPGLDGFDVLKALAREGGKPPPVIVISGQDEIQGVIQAFRLGAADYLQKPIVSFDLLGHALEAVLERQHLSRAVRLAETRYFNLVQNLPLLVFVLEADLRVAFINKFCRTLLGFSRGEALSERDWFVTRLHPDDRERVVQSLTRDFPARGRARTEECRFIHKNGATVHALLRAIPSTRPNHDDAATMIEGIVVDITDRVELERFVVQEEKLKTLGAISAEVAHEIRNPLFSIAGFAHRLQARMPDNREAGIILAEARRLEDILDRISTYLHPVDLRPRLCSLGAIASAVVEFLAPEFSARGLAADTKLAPGLPDLQLDPELLTQVVTSLVRYASKRLPQGGRVSLATSRHARFIHLDVTFATTMPVDDPELLFLPFEEGEERLGLPLAYRIVKNMGGSLTFFQLGGEATFTVQLPLGAPYDQAPDLDEEEDETGGEPF